One window from the genome of Osmerus eperlanus chromosome 1, fOsmEpe2.1, whole genome shotgun sequence encodes:
- the lrig1 gene encoding leucine-rich repeats and immunoglobulin-like domains protein 1, with translation MAASLGRMGSFSHYGFYLVLSLGLLLNYGLSSELPCAQNCTCTGDSVDCSYLDLTEIPLDLPDRTASLNFGHNKLTSVNPEVFSNMPNLRELRLDHNELTSIPSLGKASPNILSLYLHHNKIRSIEGRRMRELVSVETLDLSNNDVSEVRGHSFPAGLQIKDLYLRNNKIVLLESGALDQLGSSLQVLRLSRNRLSQVPVKVFQLPRLTQLELNRNRLRQVEGLTFQGLASLEVLKLQRNNISKLTDGAFWGLAKMKTLHLDYNNLMEVNSGSLYGLSSLLQLFLSNNSISHINPDGWRFCQKLRELNLSYNNLTRLDEGCLAVLGDLQSLRLGHNSISHVTEGAFKGLKSLRTLELDHNDISGTIEDTNGAFSGLDSLNKLTLFGNKIKSVAKKAFSGLEALEHLNLGENAIRSIQPDAFSKMGNLKSLMIQSDSFLCDCQLRWLPEWLVTRDLVEDVNATCAHPESLEGSSIFQSPTESFVCDDLPKPQITVQPETTITVLGSDVRLTCTAASSSSSPMTFAWRKDQELLRQAQMENYAHVRAQPGGVMEYTTILHLRHVTFAHEGRYQCIITNHFGSSYSNKARVTVNVLPSFVKTPQDRAIRTGTTARLECAAEGHPTPQIAWQKDGGTDFPAARERRMHVMPDDDVFFITDVKPEDMGVYSCTAKNTAGTVSANASLTVLETPHLVQDLEDRSVVVGDTVALQCKALGSPPPRITWLRNDQPLRPSDRHHFTPGNQLLVIGSAALEDEGRYTCVMSNPLGTERAHSQLSVRQQHPVCAPPSGPSTVTVGIIVIAVVTSIVVTSLVWVCIIYQTRKKSEECSVTNTDETIVPPDVPSYLSSQGTLSERQDVCIRVEAGGGGQPNGHLDTSGFDGAVVCTDCMENGTSYCKDPGYLPQGMGPVGLEYQQHPHTPPMEYSAPPLHPDTGYYTPPHCNGTPNGVRRDPQPPGSPGHHDKVTSQRNHQDRQGLPGKRAGQIVVCSPSQAESFHKPVKLSPAALDCERELRKTLLSNGHAPRATQ, from the exons ATGGCGGCTTCCCTGGGACGAATGGGATCTTTTTCTCACTATGGTTTTTATTTAGTTTTGTCGCTTGGACTGTTACTCAATTATGGATTGAGCTCAGAATTACCATGTGCTCAGAACTGTACATGCACTGGAGATTCTGTGGACTGTAGCTATTTGGATTTGACAGAAATACCCCTGGACCTTCCAGATCGGACAGCTTCGCT GAATTTCGGCCACAACAAGCTGACCAGCGTCAACCCAGAAGTCTTCTCCAACATGCCCAACCTCCGAGAGCT acGCCTAGACCACAACGAGCTGACATCCATCCCAAGTCTAGGGAAGGCTTCTCCTAACATCTTATCACTCTACCT ACACCACAATAAAATCCGGAGCATTGAGGGCAGGCGCATGAGGGAACTGGTCTCCGTGGAAACGCTGGACCTGAGTAATAATGACGTCAGTGAAGTGCGAGGGCACTCCTTCCCTGCAGGCCTCCAGATCAAAGATCT GTATCTGAGAAACAACAAGATCGTGCTTCTGGAGTCTGGAGCTCTGGACCAGCTGGGCTCGTCTCTGCAGGTCCTCAGGCTGAGCAGGAACCGCCTCAGCCAGGTCCCTGTGAAGGTCTTCCAGCTGCCCAGGCTCACCCAGCT TGAACTGAACAGGAACCGTCTGAGGCAGGTGGAGGGCCTGACCTTCCAGGGCCTAGCCAGTCTGGAGGTTCTCAAGCTCCAGAGAAACAACATCAGCAAGCTAACCGACGGAGCCTTCTGGGGCCTGGCCAAGATGAAAACACT CCACCTGGACTACAACAATCTGATGGAGGTGAACAGCGGCTCCTTGTACGGCCTCAGCTCCCTGCTGCAGCTCTTCCTCAGCAACAACTCCATCTCCCACATCAACCCTGACGGCTGGAGGTTCTGCCAGAAGCTGCGCGAACT gaACCTGTCGTACAACAACCTGACCCGCCTGGATGAGGGCTGCCTGGCCGTGCTAGGAGACCTTCAGTCCCTCCGCCTGGGTCACAACTCCATCAGCCATGTGACCGAAGGAGCCTTCAAAGGCCTCAAGTCCCTGCGCACCCT ggaGTTGGaccataacgacatctctgggACAATAGAGGACACCAATGGGGCCTTCTCTGGACTAGACAGCCTCAACAAGCT AACTCTGTTTGGAAACAAGATCAAGTCGGTGGCCAAGAAAGCCTTCTCAGGCCTAGAGGCCCTGGAGCACCT GAACCTGGGAGAGAATGCTATCCGCTCGATCCAGCCAGACGCCTTCAGCAAGATGGGGAACCTCAAGAGCCT gatgATCCAGAGTGACAGCTTCCTGTGTGACTGCCAGCTTCGCTGGCTCCCCGAGTGGCTGGTGACACGGGACTTGGTAGAGGACGTGAATGCCACCTGTGCCCATCCCGAGAGCCTAGAGGGCAGCAGCATCTTCCAGTCTCCGACAGAGAGCTTTGTCTGTG ACGACCTTCCCAAGCCTCAGATCACGGTCCAGCCAGAGACCACCATCACCGTCCTGGGCAGCGACGTGCGTCTGACCTGCACGGCCGCCAGCAGCAGCTCCTCTCCCATGACCTTCGCCTGGCGCAAGGACCAGGAGCTGCTGCGCCAGGCGCAGATGGAGAACTACGCCCACGTCCGCGCGCAGCCGGGCGGGGTGATGGAGTACACCACCATCCTCCACCTGCGTCACGTCACCTTCGCCCACGAGGGGCGCTACCAGTGCATCATCACCAACCACTTTGGCTCCTCCTACTCCAACAAGGCCCGCGTCACAGTCAATG ttcTGCCCTCCTTCGTCAAGACGCCCCAGGACAGAGCCATCCGTACGGGCACCACGGCCAGACTGGAGTGCGCCGCGGAGGGCCACCCGACGCCTCAGATCGCCTGGCAGAAGGACGGGGGCACGGACTTCCCGGCCGCCCGCGAGCGCCGCATGCACGTGATGCCCGACGACGACGTGTTCTTCATCACGGACGTAAAGCCGGAGGACATGGGCGTGTACAGCTGCACCGCCAAGAACACGGCAGGCACCGTGTCGGCCAACGCCAGCCTCACCGTGCTGG AGACCCCTCACCTGGTCCAGGATCTGGAGGATCGCAGCGTGGTGGTTGGCGACACGGTGGCTCTGCAGTGCAAGGCCCTGGGCAGCCCCCCGCCCCGCATCACCTGGCTACGCAACGACcagcccctccgcccctccgacAGGCACCACTTCACCCCCGGCAACCAGCTGCTGGTGATCGGCAGCGCCGCCCTGGAGGACGAGGGCCGCTACACCTGCGTCATGTCCAACCCCCTGGGCACGGAGCGCGCCCACAGCCAGCTGAGCGTGCGCCAGCAGCACCCCGTCTGCGCCCCGCCCTCCGGCCCCAGCACCGTCACCGTGGGTATCATCGTCATCGCCGTGGTGACGAGCATCGTGGTGACCTCGCTGGTGTGGGTGTGCATCATCTACCAGACCCGCAAGAAGAGCGAGGAGTGCAGTGTCACCAACACAG atgAGACCATCGTGCCCCCGGATGTGCCCAGCTACCTGTCCTCCCAGGGCACCCTGTCTGAGAGGCAGGACGTGTGCATCAGGGTGGAGGCCGGCGGGGGAGGCCAGCCCAACGGACACCTGGACACCTCAG gcttcgACGGTGCCGTGGTGTGTACAGACTGCATGGAGAATGGGACCAGCTACTGTAAGGACCCCGGCTACCTTCCCCAGGGGATGGGACCAGTGGGCCTGGAGTACCAGCAGcatccccacacaccccccatgGAGTACAGcgccccccccctgcaccccgACACGGGATACtacacccccccacactgcAACGGGACCCCCAACGGAGTCCGAAGGGACCCCCAGCCTCCCGGCTCACCCGGCCACCACGACAAAGTGACGTCACAGCGGAACCACCAAGACAGACAAG ggtTGCCTGGGAAGAGAGCAGGACAGATCGTCGTGTGCTCCCCGTCACAAGCTGAGTCGTTCCACAAGCCGGTCAAGCTTTCCCCAGCCGCGCTGGACTGTGAGAGGGAGCTGAGGAAGACTCTGCTGTCTAACGGGCACGCTCCCAGAGCCACTCAGTGA